AGTTTCAACGCCGGGTACAAGAAAGCCGGGCCGAGCGGCATGCTCGGGGATTTACCTGTTGGGGCCAGTTCGTGGCCATGCTCTTTTGCCAGTTGGGACGAGCGCAATCGCTGCGCGAGATTT
Above is a genomic segment from Terriglobia bacterium containing:
- a CDS encoding DUF4372 domain-containing protein produces the protein MQIHIRRLNREHILQHFQSIRHGELFPRWEFQRRVQESRAERHARGFTCWGQFVAMLFCQLGRAQSLREI